In a genomic window of Gemmatimonadetes bacterium T265:
- a CDS encoding nitrilase, with translation MTAPLRVALVQLAVADGEPADNLARAAALIRGAPAADLYLLPELFTTGYAHDAWAQAARESTPGVAATLQQLADARGAWIGGSMIAEVAGGGLANRFHLFAPAGAAGAAPVTYDKAHLFPPMGEPGRLTPGGARVRSCVGRGVAADVALSICFDLRFPEQYRLDAVAGATLFACVAEWPHPRGDTLRLLARARAAENQAWLALCNRVGPARDGTVFCGGSCVIAPDGAVVADAGDGVDTVTVAEVDVGAAHRARAGFAVLGLRVPGVDAE, from the coding sequence GTGACGGCGCCGCTCCGGGTCGCGCTCGTCCAGCTCGCCGTGGCCGACGGCGAGCCGGCGGACAACCTGGCGCGCGCCGCGGCGCTAATCCGCGGCGCCCCCGCGGCCGACCTCTACCTGCTGCCCGAGCTGTTCACGACCGGCTACGCGCACGACGCGTGGGCCCAGGCGGCGCGCGAGAGCACGCCGGGCGTCGCCGCGACGCTTCAGCAACTCGCCGACGCGCGCGGCGCGTGGATTGGCGGCAGCATGATCGCGGAGGTCGCCGGCGGCGGGCTGGCCAACCGCTTCCACCTGTTCGCCCCCGCCGGCGCGGCGGGCGCCGCGCCCGTGACGTACGACAAGGCGCACCTCTTCCCGCCGATGGGCGAGCCCGGGCGCCTAACGCCCGGCGGGGCGCGCGTGCGGAGCTGCGTCGGGCGCGGCGTGGCGGCCGACGTCGCGCTCAGCATCTGCTTCGACCTGCGCTTCCCGGAGCAGTACCGGCTCGACGCCGTCGCGGGCGCGACGCTCTTCGCCTGCGTCGCCGAGTGGCCGCACCCGCGGGGCGACACGCTGCGCCTGCTCGCGCGCGCCCGCGCCGCGGAGAACCAGGCGTGGCTGGCGCTCTGCAACCGCGTCGGGCCGGCGCGCGACGGGACGGTGTTCTGCGGTGGGTCGTGCGTGATCGCGCCGGACGGTGCGGTCGTCGCCGACGCCGGCGACGGCGTCGACACCGTGACGGTGGCCGAGGTCGACGTCGGCGCGGCGCACCGCGCGCGCGCCGGATTCGCGGTGCTCGGATTGCGCGTGCCCGGGGTCGACGCGGAGTAG
- a CDS encoding ornithine cyclodeaminase, translating into MELLVVNQQEVAALLPMAECMDVMADALRALAAGEAAVPLRTVVRLHDGRSAFATMPATLTPANALGVKVITVFPDNEGTRLDSHQGAVLLFEAEQGRLLAVMDASALTAVRTAAVSGVATRALAREGAADLAILGAGVQAETHLEAMCLARPVARVRVWSRTPDRARRFARRAADRLAIDVQPAASAEAAVDGAAIVCTVTASREPVLRGAWLAPGTHVNAVGASLPAARELDTEAVRRARLYVDRRESALAEAGDFLIPKRTGAVADDHIVGELGELLLGHVVGRRSAAEVTLFKSLGLAVEDVAAAHHVYARAVAVGAGTRVSFGGERPDDRA; encoded by the coding sequence GTGGAGCTCCTCGTCGTGAACCAGCAGGAGGTCGCGGCGCTCCTGCCGATGGCCGAGTGCATGGACGTGATGGCCGACGCCCTGCGCGCGCTCGCGGCGGGGGAGGCGGCGGTCCCGCTCCGGACGGTCGTGCGGCTCCACGACGGCCGGAGCGCGTTCGCGACAATGCCGGCGACGCTCACGCCCGCGAACGCGCTCGGGGTCAAGGTGATCACCGTGTTCCCGGACAACGAGGGGACACGCCTCGACTCGCACCAGGGCGCCGTGCTGCTCTTCGAGGCGGAGCAGGGACGGCTGCTCGCAGTCATGGACGCGAGCGCGCTCACGGCCGTCCGCACCGCGGCGGTCTCGGGCGTCGCCACCCGCGCCCTGGCGCGGGAGGGCGCGGCCGACCTCGCGATCCTCGGCGCCGGCGTGCAGGCCGAGACGCATCTGGAGGCGATGTGCCTCGCGCGGCCGGTCGCACGCGTGCGCGTCTGGAGCCGCACCCCCGACCGGGCACGCCGCTTCGCGCGCCGCGCCGCCGATCGCCTCGCCATCGACGTGCAGCCCGCGGCGTCGGCCGAGGCCGCGGTGGACGGCGCGGCGATCGTCTGCACGGTGACCGCGTCCCGCGAGCCGGTGCTTCGGGGCGCCTGGCTCGCGCCGGGCACGCACGTCAACGCGGTCGGCGCGAGCCTCCCGGCCGCGCGCGAGCTCGACACCGAAGCGGTGCGTCGCGCCCGCCTCTACGTCGACCGCCGCGAATCGGCGCTCGCCGAAGCCGGGGACTTTTTGATCCCGAAGCGGACGGGCGCGGTCGCGGACGACCACATCGTCGGCGAACTCGGCGAACTGCTGCTCGGCCATGTCGTCGGGCGGCGGTCGGCCGCGGAGGTCACGCTCTTCAAGTCGCTCGGCCTTGCCGTGGAGGACGTGGCCGCGGCGCACCACGTGTACGCGCGGGCGGTTGCGGTCGGGGCCGGCACACGCGTGTCGTTCGGCGGCGAGCGACCAGACGACCGGGCGTGA
- the socC gene encoding deoxyfructose oxidoreductase → MSPPAIAPLRWGVLGAASIALRRVIPAIRESQHGEVVAIASRDLAKARAAADAAGIPRAYGSYEELLADPDVDAVYNPLPNHLHVPWSVRAAEAGKHVLCEKPLALSAAEARALLAARDRTGVQIAEAFMVRAHPRWLAVRELVERGRIGELRVVAGHFSYYKVDPADVRSRREWGGGALLDVGCYPITLARWLFGAEPTAVVGMLEYDPSFGVDRLASGMLQFARGQAVFTCSSQLVYHQRIQVFGTTGRIDVERPFNPPADGPARVRVDAGGRPGDADEVIEFPAVDQYVLQADRFAEAVRGVGTVPVSLEDSIGNMAVLDALFRSAESGRWEVPA, encoded by the coding sequence ATGAGCCCGCCCGCGATCGCGCCCCTGCGCTGGGGCGTGCTGGGCGCCGCGAGCATCGCGCTGCGGCGCGTCATTCCGGCGATCCGCGAGAGCCAACACGGAGAGGTCGTGGCGATTGCCTCGCGCGATCTCGCGAAGGCGCGCGCGGCCGCCGACGCGGCCGGGATCCCGCGCGCCTACGGCTCGTACGAGGAGTTGCTGGCCGACCCGGACGTCGACGCGGTCTACAATCCGCTGCCCAACCACCTGCACGTGCCCTGGTCCGTCCGCGCGGCGGAGGCGGGCAAGCACGTGCTCTGCGAGAAGCCCCTGGCCCTGTCCGCGGCGGAGGCCCGCGCGCTGCTCGCCGCGCGCGACCGGACGGGCGTGCAGATCGCCGAGGCGTTCATGGTGCGGGCGCACCCGCGGTGGCTCGCGGTGCGCGAGCTCGTGGAGCGGGGGCGCATCGGCGAGCTCCGCGTCGTCGCCGGCCACTTCAGCTACTACAAGGTCGACCCCGCCGACGTGCGCAGCCGCCGCGAGTGGGGCGGCGGCGCGCTGCTAGACGTCGGCTGCTACCCGATCACGCTCGCGCGCTGGCTGTTCGGCGCCGAGCCGACGGCGGTGGTCGGCATGCTCGAGTACGACCCCTCGTTCGGCGTCGACCGGCTCGCGTCCGGGATGCTGCAGTTCGCGCGCGGGCAGGCGGTGTTCACGTGCAGCAGCCAGCTCGTCTACCACCAGCGCATCCAGGTCTTCGGCACGACCGGGCGGATCGACGTCGAGCGTCCGTTCAATCCGCCGGCCGACGGCCCCGCGCGGGTGCGCGTGGACGCGGGCGGCCGGCCGGGCGACGCCGACGAGGTGATCGAGTTCCCGGCCGTCGATCAGTACGTGCTGCAGGCCGACCGCTTCGCGGAGGCCGTGCGCGGCGTCGGCACGGTTCCGGTGTCGCTGGAGGATTCGATCGGTAACATGGCGGTGCTCGACGCGCTCTTTCGCTCCGCCGAGTCGGGCCGGTGGGAGGTGCCCGCGTGA
- a CDS encoding aminotransferase, giving the protein MPSHVLDHISLGKIVQIRERLLSAQAAGRTVYRFESGDPSFAPAPHVVAALADAAARGQTHYPPNNGIPALRAAIRRKLAQVNGIELPDEDGIFVTNGSMHGLFVTFSALLDPADEVILPDPMWTEVAENVRLAGGVATGIPLSAADGYVYDPDAITRRITLRTKAIFVNTPHNPTGAVADRERLLAILRLADARGLWVVSDEAYEDVIYAPNVHHSLLALAQRHVPGVADRVVSLWSFSKSHAMSGLRVGYTVTTNAELRDRFPKVLRCSINGVNSLAQWGATAAIEGPRDYVAAMRAEYAERRDVMLDALGGIDGVRPFVPRGGFYLWCELDPSLYARLGVRDADALSTRLADAGVGSAPGDAFGESCRHAIRFAYSCSSEMVRAGAPVLRALLTGGRAPAAATPDAGARAPFQAA; this is encoded by the coding sequence ATGCCGTCCCACGTCCTCGACCATATCTCGCTCGGCAAGATCGTCCAGATCCGCGAGCGGCTGCTCAGCGCGCAGGCCGCGGGGCGGACGGTCTACCGTTTCGAGTCCGGCGACCCGAGCTTCGCCCCCGCGCCGCACGTCGTCGCCGCGCTGGCCGACGCGGCCGCGCGCGGCCAGACGCACTACCCGCCCAACAACGGGATCCCCGCCCTGCGCGCGGCGATCCGCCGCAAGCTCGCGCAGGTGAACGGCATCGAGCTGCCCGACGAGGACGGGATTTTCGTGACGAACGGGTCGATGCACGGGCTGTTCGTCACCTTCTCCGCCCTGCTCGACCCGGCCGACGAGGTGATTCTCCCCGACCCGATGTGGACCGAAGTCGCCGAGAACGTGCGGCTCGCGGGCGGCGTCGCGACGGGCATCCCGCTCTCCGCGGCGGACGGCTACGTCTACGACCCCGACGCGATCACGCGCCGGATCACGCTGCGCACGAAGGCGATCTTCGTGAACACGCCGCACAACCCGACGGGCGCGGTCGCCGACCGCGAGCGGCTGCTCGCGATCCTGCGCCTCGCCGACGCGCGCGGGCTCTGGGTCGTCAGCGACGAGGCGTACGAGGACGTGATCTACGCGCCCAACGTCCACCACTCGCTGCTCGCGCTCGCCCAGCGGCACGTGCCGGGCGTGGCGGACCGCGTGGTCAGCCTGTGGTCGTTCTCCAAGAGTCACGCGATGAGCGGGCTGCGGGTCGGCTACACCGTGACGACGAACGCGGAGCTGCGCGACCGTTTCCCGAAGGTGCTGCGCTGCTCGATCAACGGCGTGAACAGCCTCGCCCAGTGGGGCGCGACCGCCGCGATCGAGGGGCCGCGCGACTACGTCGCGGCGATGCGCGCCGAGTACGCCGAGCGCCGCGACGTGATGCTCGATGCGTTAGGCGGGATCGACGGGGTGCGGCCGTTCGTGCCGCGCGGCGGCTTCTACCTCTGGTGCGAGCTCGACCCGTCGCTCTACGCCCGGCTCGGCGTGCGCGACGCCGACGCGCTGTCGACGCGCCTCGCCGACGCGGGCGTCGGGAGCGCGCCGGGCGACGCGTTCGGCGAGAGCTGCCGGCATGCGATCCGCTTCGCGTACAGCTGCTCGAGCGAGATGGTCCGGGCCGGCGCGCCGGTCCTTCGCGCGCTGCTCACCGGCGGGCGCGCGCCGGCCGCCGCGACGCCCGACGCCGGCGCGCGCGCGCCGTTCCAGGCCGCGTGA
- a CDS encoding glycosyl transferase, translating into MSTATPGRAPNDTARRDDVRVVRDDLRDAPRAAGVRVAVLVPVYQDDGRLAATLASLRAQTVPFALVVVDDGSAVPLDVSPAAAPFPTVHLRLPVNRGIEAALNAGLTAIRRAGVPYVARLDNGDLCAPDRLARQATHLDAHPDVVLLGSSVAWVDDAGREVFCVRPPTGHDAIVRAFAHTVPLIHPTVMFRTAVLEVVGAYPTAYPAAEDYALFWRMAGAGRVACLRDVLVTTRFDGAGISQRRRARQLASRWRIQREHFRAGDPLAWYGLAKTGALRVLPYRLIVALKRARTRGRPGPRASAPPAAPSPLPA; encoded by the coding sequence ATGAGCACCGCCACCCCCGGCCGGGCGCCTAACGACACCGCCCGCCGCGACGACGTGCGCGTCGTCCGGGACGACCTGCGCGACGCGCCCCGCGCCGCGGGCGTACGCGTAGCCGTCCTGGTTCCCGTGTACCAGGACGACGGCCGCCTCGCGGCGACCCTCGCGTCGCTCCGCGCGCAGACCGTGCCGTTCGCGCTCGTCGTCGTCGACGACGGGAGCGCCGTCCCCCTCGACGTGTCGCCCGCGGCGGCGCCGTTCCCGACGGTCCACCTCCGGCTGCCGGTCAACCGGGGGATCGAGGCGGCGCTCAATGCGGGGCTCACGGCGATCCGGAGGGCCGGCGTCCCGTACGTCGCGCGGTTGGACAACGGCGACCTCTGCGCACCCGACCGGCTGGCGCGGCAGGCGACCCACCTCGACGCGCACCCCGACGTCGTCCTGCTCGGCTCGTCGGTGGCGTGGGTCGACGACGCGGGGCGCGAGGTGTTCTGCGTGCGCCCCCCGACCGGGCACGACGCGATCGTGCGCGCGTTCGCGCACACGGTCCCGCTGATCCACCCGACGGTGATGTTCCGCACCGCGGTGCTCGAGGTCGTCGGCGCGTACCCGACGGCGTACCCGGCCGCGGAGGACTACGCGCTGTTCTGGCGCATGGCCGGCGCGGGGCGGGTGGCGTGCTTGCGCGACGTGCTGGTAACGACGCGCTTCGACGGCGCGGGGATCTCGCAGCGCCGCCGCGCGCGCCAGCTCGCCAGCCGGTGGCGCATCCAGCGCGAGCACTTCCGCGCCGGCGACCCGCTCGCCTGGTACGGCCTCGCGAAGACCGGCGCGCTGCGCGTGCTGCCCTACCGCCTGATCGTGGCGCTCAAGCGGGCCCGCACCCGCGGGCGGCCGGGGCCGCGCGCCTCCGCCCCGCCCGCGGCCCCTAGCCCCCTCCCTGCCTAA
- the pepN gene encoding aminopeptidase, with amino-acid sequence MPHAVRRPTLATPALRRAAHLGVALAWAGTAARAGARPVRPAPPIGPGVPAALARWRAARVRDVRYALAFDLTGHDTATGHVEIRFTRLGGDDVVLDWRGLRLANARANDRPVAVSADGEHVRVPAAALRAGANVLAFDVAAAVAPAGASVIRYHDATDGADYLYTLLVPGDAHALFPCFDQPDLKARVTLALRVPAGWTAVANGAAADSAADTAPSNRLGARTFRFAETRPVSTYLVAFAAGPWATVRRTAAGRAMTLYVRRSRAAEVEADSILDANGRGLAWLERYFARPYPFGKFDAVLAPAFPFGGMEHPGAVFYNEETFIFRERPTLPQRLARTATVYHEVAHQWFGDLVTMRWFDDLWLKEGFATYMAAKMQADLDPASEAWKTFYLRNKPAAYAVDASPGTTPVYQALANLDQAKSNYGAIVYNKAPGVLKQLEYVVGPAAFRAGLRDYLAAHAYGNATWQDLLASVGRAAGRDLGAWGAAYILRPGLPVLEAVPNASAVVVTQRPAQPAVSGPAPWPVRAELLVRDDGDPAGAAPLRRPASLTARATRVPLPGAPNGPGALVFPNARDEAYALVLLDSASVGWTERHVSAVGDGLLRAQLWGALWDLAREARYAPTRFLALAERALPAERDEQVAQFVLARVARAATRWLGPAQRVALLPGLEAALARAADDTARPYGIRKAHLDALVAVTATPAGLAALDARLDSATAAGAPLRPPTRWAIVTTLVTRGAPSAERRLADETRHDSTSEGRRRAFVAGAARPNAGAKADYFRRYFADRALNEEWVTASLPAFAAPGQEALALPYVAPALDSLPWVQKNRRIFFLGSWLDALVGAQTRPEALAAVDAFLAAHPALPADLRRKVLQSADELRRTVAVRARFAPDAE; translated from the coding sequence ATGCCGCATGCCGTCCGCCGCCCCACCCTCGCGACGCCCGCCCTGCGCCGAGCGGCCCACCTCGGCGTCGCGCTCGCGTGGGCCGGGACTGCGGCCCGGGCGGGCGCCCGTCCTGTCAGGCCGGCGCCCCCGATCGGCCCCGGCGTCCCCGCCGCACTCGCCCGCTGGCGCGCCGCCCGGGTGCGCGACGTACGCTACGCCCTCGCCTTCGACCTCACCGGGCATGACACCGCGACCGGGCACGTCGAGATCCGCTTCACGCGCCTGGGCGGCGACGACGTGGTGCTCGACTGGCGCGGGCTCCGGCTGGCGAACGCGCGCGCCAACGACCGCCCCGTGGCCGTGTCGGCCGACGGCGAGCACGTGCGCGTCCCGGCCGCCGCGCTCCGGGCCGGCGCGAACGTGCTCGCCTTCGACGTCGCCGCGGCCGTGGCCCCCGCCGGCGCGAGCGTCATCCGCTACCACGACGCGACCGACGGCGCCGACTACCTCTATACCCTGCTCGTCCCCGGCGACGCGCACGCCCTCTTTCCCTGCTTCGACCAGCCCGACCTCAAGGCGCGCGTCACGCTCGCCCTGCGCGTCCCGGCCGGGTGGACCGCCGTGGCCAACGGCGCCGCCGCCGACTCGGCCGCCGACACCGCTCCGTCCAACCGGTTAGGCGCCCGGACCTTCCGGTTCGCCGAGACGCGCCCAGTCAGCACCTACCTCGTCGCGTTCGCCGCGGGGCCGTGGGCGACCGTCCGGCGGACCGCCGCCGGGCGCGCGATGACGCTCTACGTGCGCCGTTCGCGCGCCGCGGAGGTCGAGGCGGACTCGATCCTCGACGCGAACGGGCGCGGGCTCGCGTGGCTGGAGCGGTACTTCGCGCGGCCGTACCCGTTCGGCAAGTTCGACGCGGTGCTCGCGCCCGCGTTCCCGTTCGGCGGGATGGAACACCCGGGCGCGGTGTTCTACAACGAGGAGACGTTCATCTTTCGCGAGCGCCCCACGCTCCCCCAGCGGCTCGCGCGCACGGCCACCGTCTACCACGAGGTCGCGCACCAGTGGTTCGGCGACCTCGTGACGATGCGCTGGTTCGACGACCTGTGGCTCAAGGAGGGCTTCGCGACCTACATGGCGGCCAAGATGCAGGCCGACCTCGACCCGGCGAGCGAGGCGTGGAAGACGTTCTATCTCCGCAACAAGCCGGCGGCCTACGCCGTCGACGCCTCGCCCGGCACCACGCCCGTCTACCAGGCGCTCGCCAACCTCGACCAGGCGAAGAGCAACTACGGCGCGATCGTCTACAACAAGGCGCCCGGCGTGCTCAAGCAGCTCGAATACGTGGTCGGCCCCGCGGCGTTCCGCGCGGGGCTCCGCGACTACCTCGCCGCGCACGCGTACGGCAACGCGACGTGGCAGGACCTGCTCGCGTCGGTGGGGCGCGCCGCGGGGCGCGACCTCGGGGCGTGGGGCGCCGCCTACATCCTCCGCCCCGGGCTCCCGGTGCTCGAGGCCGTGCCTAATGCGTCGGCCGTTGTCGTCACGCAGCGGCCCGCGCAGCCCGCGGTCTCGGGACCCGCGCCGTGGCCCGTCCGCGCCGAGTTGCTCGTCCGGGACGACGGCGACCCCGCGGGCGCCGCGCCGCTCCGGCGCCCCGCGTCGCTCACGGCGCGCGCGACGCGCGTCCCGCTCCCGGGCGCGCCTAACGGACCGGGCGCGCTCGTCTTCCCCAACGCCCGCGACGAGGCGTACGCGCTCGTGCTGCTCGACTCGGCCAGCGTGGGCTGGACCGAGCGCCACGTCTCGGCGGTGGGCGACGGGCTGCTGCGCGCGCAGCTCTGGGGCGCCCTGTGGGACCTCGCGCGCGAGGCGCGCTACGCGCCCACACGCTTCCTCGCGCTCGCCGAACGCGCGCTGCCCGCGGAGCGCGACGAGCAGGTCGCGCAGTTCGTGCTCGCCCGCGTCGCGCGCGCCGCCACGCGCTGGCTCGGGCCCGCGCAGCGCGTCGCGCTGCTTCCCGGGCTCGAGGCCGCGCTCGCGCGCGCCGCCGACGACACGGCGCGCCCGTACGGCATCCGCAAGGCGCACCTCGACGCGCTCGTCGCCGTCACCGCCACGCCGGCCGGGCTCGCGGCGCTCGACGCGCGCCTCGACTCGGCCACCGCCGCGGGCGCGCCGCTCCGCCCGCCCACACGTTGGGCGATCGTCACCACGCTCGTCACACGCGGCGCCCCCTCGGCCGAGCGGCGCCTCGCGGACGAGACGCGCCACGACTCGACGAGCGAGGGGCGGCGGCGCGCCTTCGTCGCCGGCGCCGCGCGGCCTAACGCGGGCGCGAAGGCCGACTACTTCCGCCGCTACTTCGCCGACCGCGCGCTCAACGAGGAGTGGGTGACGGCGAGCCTGCCGGCCTTCGCCGCGCCCGGGCAGGAGGCGCTCGCCCTCCCGTACGTCGCGCCGGCCCTCGACTCGCTCCCCTGGGTTCAGAAGAACCGCCGAATTTTTTTCCTCGGCAGCTGGCTCGACGCGCTGGTCGGGGCGCAGACGCGGCCCGAGGCGCTGGCGGCGGTGGACGCGTTCCTCGCGGCCCACCCCGCCCTCCCGGCGGACCTGCGGCGCAAGGTGCTCCAGAGCGCCGATGAGCTACGGCGCACCGTCGCGGTACGGGCGCGGTTCGCGCCGGACGCCGAATAG
- a CDS encoding capsule polysaccharide transporter, whose protein sequence is MHDSAAPSVTGAADDSDARNARARWHPGRLASRYGFVLAAALVGARTAGAQGTPDVRSGSRPSTQEAETLLQTRPDMVATLQQKMQASGMTPEQIRERLKALGYPESLLDAYLPGGSSAAGGNTAAARGATPSATVLAAVAALGLSDPDDADSTASSVGTRRDRFRRASADSESGRPWRNANSTSAATDVLPVFGMSLFARGSTAFDPNMAGPVDAGYRLGPGDRIVVLLSGAVEQAYTLDVTREGFVVIPQVGQLPVANLTLGQFEDLLEQRLRRAFGAVARGTGPASPSVTRFTASVAKMRSNQIAVVGEVAAPGTYRISSAGTGLSALYAAGGPTAGGTMRHVLVRRGGVIVATLDLYRYLLTGDASNDVRLENGDVVFVPVVGPQVQVRGEVRRQAVYELQTGETLADIILMAGNFTAAAAHQRVQIERILPPAQRTGIGRERVLLDVSAAQLADGNVPALPLVGGDVVRVAPVTARVTSRVSVRGNVWAPGDRGIVPGMRLSEVLARAGLKSDTYLGDVLVSRLRGDSSRVQLHATLVDTTGAVRQDFAVADADEIQVFSTSEFRPARYVAITGAVRRPGRIPYREGMTLRDAALLAGGLTEGASVSHAEVAHAASDRASGAEARPERVPLDSSYVFCDTLGAGVRAARAGLPRQDYALRPYDNVLIFREPNFTLPRTVTVLGEVRAVGQYTLTRKDERLADVLARAGGLTPQAYARGATLRRVTDSLGYVSVDLPRVLRDPTYRDNVVLEDGDTVTVPHFQGVVVVKGAVYSPTTVAYVPGADADYYVRAAGGATRQADVRRVYVRQPNGMIESTHHRRLGGDAQPEPAAGAVVTVPVRDASDHHDIAPLLGALGSSLAAIVGLVAVAKR, encoded by the coding sequence TTGCACGACAGTGCCGCGCCGTCGGTGACCGGCGCCGCGGACGACTCGGACGCCCGCAACGCGCGGGCTCGCTGGCACCCCGGGCGGCTCGCGTCGCGGTACGGCTTTGTCTTGGCCGCGGCGCTCGTTGGCGCGCGGACGGCCGGAGCGCAGGGGACGCCCGACGTCCGCAGCGGCTCGCGCCCGTCGACGCAGGAAGCCGAGACGTTGCTCCAGACGCGTCCCGACATGGTCGCGACGCTGCAGCAGAAAATGCAGGCGAGCGGGATGACGCCGGAGCAGATCCGCGAACGTCTGAAGGCGCTCGGATATCCGGAGAGCCTGCTCGACGCGTATCTCCCCGGCGGGTCGTCGGCGGCTGGGGGCAACACAGCGGCCGCGCGTGGTGCGACGCCGAGCGCGACCGTGCTGGCCGCCGTCGCGGCGCTCGGCCTGTCCGACCCGGACGACGCCGACTCGACGGCGTCGAGCGTGGGGACGCGCCGCGACCGGTTCCGGCGGGCGAGCGCGGATTCGGAGTCCGGGCGCCCGTGGCGCAACGCGAACTCGACGAGCGCGGCGACGGACGTGCTCCCCGTTTTCGGGATGTCGCTCTTCGCGCGGGGGTCGACGGCGTTCGACCCGAACATGGCGGGCCCGGTCGACGCGGGGTACCGGCTCGGGCCGGGCGACCGCATCGTCGTGCTGCTCTCGGGCGCGGTCGAGCAGGCGTACACGCTGGACGTGACGCGCGAGGGGTTCGTCGTGATCCCGCAAGTCGGGCAGTTACCGGTCGCGAACCTGACGCTCGGGCAGTTCGAAGATCTGCTGGAGCAGCGGCTGCGGCGCGCGTTCGGCGCGGTCGCGCGCGGCACCGGGCCGGCCTCGCCATCGGTCACGCGGTTCACGGCCAGCGTCGCGAAGATGCGCTCGAACCAGATCGCCGTCGTCGGCGAGGTCGCCGCGCCGGGCACGTACCGCATCTCGAGCGCGGGGACCGGGCTCTCCGCTCTGTACGCGGCCGGCGGTCCGACGGCCGGCGGCACGATGCGCCACGTCCTCGTGAGGCGCGGGGGCGTCATCGTCGCGACGCTCGACCTCTACCGCTACCTCCTCACCGGCGACGCGAGCAACGACGTCCGGCTGGAGAACGGCGACGTGGTGTTCGTCCCGGTCGTGGGGCCGCAGGTGCAGGTGCGGGGCGAGGTGCGGCGCCAGGCGGTGTACGAGCTGCAGACCGGCGAAACGCTGGCCGACATCATCCTGATGGCGGGCAACTTCACGGCGGCGGCGGCGCACCAGCGCGTCCAGATCGAGCGGATCCTGCCGCCCGCGCAGCGGACGGGCATCGGGCGCGAGCGCGTCCTGCTCGACGTGAGCGCCGCGCAGCTCGCCGATGGGAACGTCCCCGCCCTGCCGCTCGTCGGCGGCGACGTCGTCCGGGTGGCGCCGGTGACGGCCCGCGTGACGAGCCGCGTGAGCGTGCGCGGCAACGTCTGGGCGCCCGGCGACCGCGGGATCGTGCCGGGCATGCGACTGAGCGAGGTGCTCGCGCGCGCGGGGCTCAAGTCGGACACCTACCTCGGCGACGTGCTCGTGAGCCGGCTGCGCGGCGACTCGTCGCGCGTGCAGCTCCACGCGACGCTCGTCGACACGACGGGCGCGGTGCGGCAGGACTTCGCCGTCGCGGACGCGGACGAGATCCAGGTGTTCTCGACGAGCGAGTTCCGCCCGGCGCGCTACGTCGCGATCACGGGCGCGGTGCGCCGGCCCGGCCGCATCCCGTACCGCGAGGGGATGACGCTCCGCGACGCCGCGCTGCTCGCGGGCGGCCTAACGGAAGGCGCGTCCGTGAGTCACGCCGAGGTCGCGCACGCGGCGAGCGACCGTGCGAGCGGCGCGGAGGCGCGCCCCGAGCGCGTGCCCCTCGATTCGAGCTACGTGTTCTGCGACACGCTCGGGGCCGGCGTGCGCGCCGCGCGTGCGGGGCTCCCGCGCCAGGACTACGCGCTGCGCCCGTACGACAACGTGCTGATCTTCCGCGAGCCGAACTTCACGCTCCCGCGCACGGTGACCGTGTTGGGCGAGGTCCGTGCGGTCGGGCAGTACACGCTGACGCGCAAGGACGAGCGCCTGGCCGACGTGCTGGCGCGCGCGGGCGGCCTCACGCCGCAGGCGTACGCGCGCGGCGCGACGCTCCGGCGGGTGACGGACAGCCTGGGCTACGTGAGCGTGGACCTGCCGCGCGTGCTGCGCGACCCGACGTACCGCGACAACGTCGTGCTGGAGGACGGCGACACGGTCACCGTGCCGCACTTCCAGGGCGTGGTGGTCGTGAAGGGGGCGGTGTACTCGCCCACGACGGTGGCCTACGTGCCGGGGGCGGACGCCGATTACTACGTGCGCGCCGCGGGCGGCGCGACGCGGCAGGCCGACGTCCGGCGCGTGTACGTGCGGCAGCCGAACGGGATGATCGAGAGCACGCACCACCGCCGGCTCGGCGGGGACGCGCAGCCGGAGCCGGCGGCGGGCGCGGTGGTGACGGTCCCGGTGCGGGACGCGAGCGACCACCACGACATCGCGCCGCTGCTCGGCGCGTTAGGCTCGTCGCTCGCCGCGATCGTCGGGCTGGTCGCCGTCGCGAAGCGCTGA